A region of Mycoplasmopsis bovirhinis DNA encodes the following proteins:
- the cmk gene encoding (d)CMP kinase: MKVNIAIDGPSGVGKSTVAKELAKILNYTFINSGSIYRAIAKNAIDKGIDTRDSANVITTLEDGMIKLLDNDKIELYGQEVSLKLRADYISQVTPNVAKIPQVRNFVVNQIQKITNHCKGYIIDGRDTTFKIMPHAEVKIFLWASPEERARRRLAQNKELGYNVNFNEVLLEIKKRDEQDMNREIDPLHKTEDSIFIDCSNLSLEELIAEILTIVNSKKGN; the protein is encoded by the coding sequence ATGAAAGTAAATATAGCAATTGATGGACCAAGTGGTGTAGGAAAATCCACTGTAGCAAAAGAACTTGCTAAAATTCTAAATTATACCTTTATAAATAGCGGAAGTATCTACAGGGCTATTGCTAAAAATGCTATTGACAAGGGAATTGATACTCGTGATTCAGCTAATGTCATTACCACTTTAGAGGATGGGATGATTAAACTTTTAGATAATGATAAAATTGAACTTTATGGGCAAGAAGTATCATTAAAGCTACGAGCTGATTATATTTCCCAAGTAACACCAAACGTGGCTAAAATTCCCCAGGTGCGCAATTTTGTTGTTAACCAAATTCAAAAGATCACAAATCATTGCAAAGGTTATATTATCGATGGCAGAGACACAACTTTTAAAATTATGCCTCATGCAGAAGTTAAAATCTTTCTTTGGGCATCACCTGAAGAAAGAGCTAGAAGACGCCTAGCTCAAAATAAAGAATTAGGATATAATGTTAATTTCAATGAAGTGTTATTAGAAATTAAAAAACGTGATGAGCAAGATATGAATCGCGAAATTGATCCATTACATAAAACAGAGGATTCAATCTTTATTGATTGTTCTAATTTATCACTTGAAGAATTAATTGCAGAAATATTAACAATTGTTAATAGTAAAAAGGGTAATTAA
- the der gene encoding ribosome biogenesis GTPase Der codes for MKNTVAIIGKPNVGKSTLFNRIIGKKISIVYDQPGVTRDRLYETITWSGQQIKLIDTGGIEIENKPFQEQIQIQAKIAIEEADVIIFVFDGKNEISNDEMFIINILRKSNKPIIAVANKLESNQDFDYGWYALGVDEIFPISALHGEGVGNVLDACMKYLDFSDKEQNQLFSLSIIGKPNAGKSSLLNNLSKENRSIVSDIPGTTRDSVKSIVNINGIDYKIIDTAGITKKSKLIESVDHYALLRAMNSLVESDLSLIVIDATQSKISHFDSRIIGYALDHDKPIIVVVNKWDLIQKETNTMAQFEKQLRAKFHFIPWVPIIFISAKFNQRINKLGDKINEVKENLERDIKPSLLSSLILETQSIQPAQPFNGGRLNIYYARKELAKIPTFTFFVNNKKYLHFSYQRFLENQLRQTFNFDGCPIKLNFKNKNGVE; via the coding sequence ATGAAAAATACAGTAGCAATTATCGGAAAACCAAATGTTGGTAAAAGCACCTTATTTAATCGAATTATAGGAAAAAAAATATCAATTGTATACGATCAACCTGGTGTAACTAGGGATCGTTTATATGAAACAATTACTTGATCAGGTCAGCAAATTAAATTAATTGATACAGGTGGAATTGAAATTGAAAATAAACCTTTTCAAGAACAAATCCAAATTCAAGCTAAAATCGCTATTGAAGAAGCAGATGTTATTATCTTTGTTTTTGATGGTAAAAACGAGATATCTAATGATGAAATGTTTATCATAAATATTTTACGCAAAAGCAATAAACCCATTATTGCTGTTGCTAATAAACTTGAATCAAATCAAGATTTTGATTATGGATGATACGCTTTAGGTGTTGATGAAATCTTCCCTATTTCTGCCTTACATGGTGAAGGTGTTGGTAATGTTTTAGATGCATGTATGAAATATTTAGATTTTAGTGATAAAGAACAAAATCAGCTCTTTAGCTTATCAATTATTGGTAAGCCCAATGCTGGTAAAAGTTCGCTTCTCAACAATTTATCTAAAGAAAATAGATCTATTGTTTCAGATATCCCTGGAACCACTAGAGATAGCGTTAAATCAATCGTTAATATTAATGGGATAGATTATAAAATCATTGATACAGCAGGAATTACTAAAAAGTCAAAGCTAATTGAAAGTGTAGATCATTACGCATTACTTAGAGCTATGAATTCCTTAGTTGAATCAGATTTATCTTTAATAGTGATTGATGCAACTCAATCTAAAATCTCTCATTTTGACTCCAGAATCATTGGCTATGCTCTGGATCATGACAAACCAATTATTGTTGTCGTTAACAAATGAGATTTAATACAAAAAGAAACTAACACTATGGCCCAATTTGAAAAACAACTACGTGCTAAGTTTCACTTCATACCTTGAGTACCAATAATCTTTATCTCAGCTAAATTTAACCAAAGAATTAATAAATTAGGTGATAAAATCAATGAAGTAAAAGAAAATCTAGAAAGAGATATCAAACCTTCATTATTATCATCGTTAATCTTAGAAACTCAAAGCATTCAGCCAGCTCAGCCATTTAACGGTGGTCGTTTAAATATTTATTACGCAAGAAAAGAATTAGCTAAAATACCAACTTTTACTTTTTTTGTTAATAATAAGAAATACCTTCATTTTTCATATCAAAGATTTCTAGAAAATCAATTAAGGCAAACCTTTAATTTTGATGGTTGCCCAATTAAATTAAATTTCAAAAATAAAAACGGAGTGGAATAA
- the dnaX gene encoding DNA polymerase III subunit gamma/tau, whose protein sequence is MDNYKTLYRKYRPKTFEQVVGQEYVVQSLKNLLITGKVGHAYLFCGPKGTGKTSLAKIFASVLNCIHSGNPAKACDVCLVNNDKSLDIIEMDAASNNGVDEIRLLKDKIEQAPINSKYKIYIIDEVHMLTKFAFNALLKTLEEPPHHSIFILATTDQQKIPLTILSRVQRYNFKRMTDSNIITHLKEVLDNEKITYEENSLKMIALLATGGMRDALSIADQASSFNDNHISQKSLESNFGLASIDNYIKLLNTIINLDLNMLISLLNEFNNNGSDANHLIRALMNISKEWLLYYKTKEESFLNWTTKSQILSINLNSKNAVVLYDHFYKILFNIQQHENPYELLQIELISLVDKLSPQVPFGENIKETSSVVKNLETSKQQSITSVPTQKLKQDQIAEPPKPQFNDFFASASEDSFLNDRFIPASINKLSKQETTNSNLPIESQQLINEFFYLNNQSNQKSIDTSSLLVYDEKIYDDIISVCVYSSREKQFKNIDYTQKYNKLKQDAEIISSTINKQYYEEKTLLKNAKIWIATEHAIVMVVQEEANYLDKLRSKSKDSNMQYYIDDIFESGFKKLYFLTNKEKQELIAKIKALQAANKLNDYIKEPQPEIYFTPKN, encoded by the coding sequence ATGGATAATTACAAAACACTATATCGTAAATATCGTCCAAAAACATTTGAACAAGTAGTTGGACAAGAATACGTTGTTCAAAGTTTGAAGAATTTATTGATAACTGGTAAAGTCGGTCATGCTTATTTATTTTGTGGACCTAAGGGAACAGGTAAAACTTCGCTGGCTAAAATTTTTGCTTCAGTTTTAAACTGCATTCATAGTGGTAATCCAGCCAAAGCTTGTGATGTATGTCTAGTTAATAATGATAAAAGTTTAGATATCATTGAAATGGATGCAGCTTCAAATAATGGAGTTGATGAAATTAGGTTATTAAAAGATAAAATTGAACAAGCTCCAATTAATTCAAAATATAAAATCTATATTATTGATGAGGTGCATATGTTAACTAAATTTGCTTTTAATGCTTTATTAAAGACTCTCGAAGAGCCACCACATCACAGCATCTTTATTTTAGCTACTACTGACCAACAAAAAATACCCTTAACAATTCTTTCAAGGGTCCAAAGATATAATTTCAAGAGAATGACTGATTCAAACATTATAACTCATCTGAAAGAAGTCTTGGACAACGAAAAAATAACTTATGAAGAGAACTCTTTAAAAATGATTGCTTTATTAGCTACTGGTGGTATGAGAGATGCTTTATCAATAGCTGACCAAGCTAGTTCATTTAATGATAATCATATTAGCCAAAAATCACTAGAATCTAATTTTGGGTTAGCTTCAATTGATAATTATATTAAGCTACTTAATACAATTATTAACCTTGATTTAAATATGTTAATTAGTTTGCTTAATGAATTTAATAATAATGGCTCAGATGCTAATCATTTAATTAGAGCATTAATGAACATTAGTAAAGAATGATTATTATATTACAAAACAAAAGAAGAAAGTTTTTTAAATTGAACTACAAAGTCACAAATTTTAAGCATTAATTTAAATTCAAAAAATGCTGTAGTTTTATATGATCATTTTTATAAAATTTTATTTAATATACAACAACATGAAAACCCCTATGAATTATTGCAAATAGAATTAATTTCATTAGTTGATAAACTTAGTCCCCAAGTACCATTTGGTGAAAATATAAAAGAAACTAGCTCTGTTGTTAAAAATCTTGAAACTTCAAAACAACAAAGTATCACTTCAGTTCCAACGCAAAAACTTAAACAAGATCAAATAGCAGAGCCTCCAAAACCACAATTTAATGATTTTTTTGCTTCCGCAAGTGAAGATAGTTTTCTTAATGATAGATTTATTCCAGCAAGTATTAATAAGCTATCTAAGCAAGAAACTACAAATTCAAATCTGCCAATTGAGTCACAGCAACTTATCAATGAATTTTTTTATTTAAATAATCAGTCAAATCAAAAAAGTATTGATACATCATCTTTATTAGTATATGATGAAAAAATCTATGATGATATTATCAGTGTTTGTGTTTATTCTTCACGTGAAAAACAATTTAAAAACATTGATTACACTCAAAAGTATAACAAACTTAAGCAAGATGCAGAGATAATTTCTAGTACTATAAATAAACAATACTATGAAGAAAAAACACTTTTAAAAAATGCTAAAATATGAATCGCAACTGAACATGCAATTGTAATGGTTGTTCAAGAAGAAGCAAATTATTTGGACAAACTTCGCTCAAAAAGCAAAGATAGTAATATGCAGTATTATATTGATGATATTTTTGAAAGTGGTTTTAAAAAACTTTATTTCTTGACTAACAAAGAAAAGCAAGAACTTATTGCTAAAATTAAAGCATTGCAAGCTGCTAATAAACTTAATGATTACATTAAAGAACCTCAGCCAGAAATTTACTTTACACCTAAAAATTAA
- a CDS encoding YbaB/EbfC family nucleoid-associated protein, translated as MNPELLKKFKNLQKELENKQAELAAKEFVVEKQGIKIIALGNNEIKSIELDEILIDPDDKDLLQDLLVVAFNELIDKIKKEQDEMTPAIPGGLPF; from the coding sequence ATGAACCCAGAATTATTAAAGAAATTTAAAAACTTACAAAAAGAATTAGAAAATAAACAAGCAGAACTAGCTGCTAAGGAATTCGTTGTTGAAAAACAAGGAATTAAAATTATAGCTTTAGGAAATAATGAAATCAAAAGCATTGAACTCGATGAGATCCTAATAGATCCTGATGACAAAGATTTATTACAAGACCTTCTTGTTGTTGCATTCAATGAATTAATTGATAAAATAAAAAAAGAACAAGATGAAATGACACCAGCAATACCTGGTGGATTGCCATTTTAA
- a CDS encoding recombination protein RecR: protein MFNSEKINETILRLTKLPGITKKTAEKIIYWILESSEQEVNLLANSFKSLKDDILFCQMCTAPLFANHECSVCNDQTRENKLLIVESLQIMQKIEKAKFYKGKYFVFRKKLLSETIINKEMNLINELITYARTFDEVIFGISPNMDGEITKHVLRKFLEKLNLNLTELAVGLPVGSSVDYIDEITLKLSLENRKITPK from the coding sequence ATGTTTAATTCAGAGAAAATTAATGAAACAATTCTTAGACTCACCAAATTACCAGGTATAACTAAGAAAACTGCTGAGAAGATTATTTATTGAATCTTAGAATCTTCTGAGCAAGAAGTAAATTTATTAGCTAATTCATTTAAGTCTTTAAAAGATGACATTCTTTTTTGCCAAATGTGTACGGCACCGTTGTTTGCAAATCATGAATGTTCTGTTTGTAATGACCAAACAAGAGAAAATAAATTATTAATTGTTGAATCTTTGCAAATTATGCAAAAAATAGAAAAAGCAAAGTTTTATAAAGGTAAATATTTTGTCTTTCGTAAAAAACTTTTATCTGAAACAATTATTAACAAAGAAATGAATTTAATTAATGAATTAATTACTTATGCGAGAACTTTTGACGAAGTTATTTTTGGTATTTCTCCAAATATGGATGGAGAAATAACTAAGCATGTTTTAAGAAAGTTTTTAGAAAAATTAAACTTAAATTTAACAGAATTAGCTGTAGGATTACCGGTAGGTTCTTCTGTTGATTATATTGATGAAATTACCTTAAAATTATCGTTAGAAAATCGTAAAATAACACCTAAGTAA
- the tmk gene encoding dTMP kinase, which yields MFITFEGLDGSGKTTIVKEFAKKLKERFPHKEIIETREPGGKDLVEAEKIREIILDKSSDLSPIAEAMLYSTSRRIHLEKVIWPALADGKFVLCDRYIDSFYAYQGYARSLGYKFVKDLTNLIIDGAIPDLTIFLDITPEDAKKRRDNSRLFNDRLENENLEFHHKVYQGYKHLIKEDPKRFVIIDALQSPSKICDEIISKLLSIPEFLEFVTKN from the coding sequence ATGTTTATAACATTTGAAGGATTAGATGGCAGCGGTAAAACTACAATTGTTAAAGAATTTGCCAAAAAATTAAAAGAACGTTTCCCACACAAAGAAATTATTGAAACTAGAGAACCAGGTGGAAAAGACCTAGTTGAAGCTGAAAAAATAAGGGAAATAATCTTAGATAAATCTAGCGATCTATCGCCAATTGCTGAAGCTATGCTTTATTCAACTAGTCGTAGAATCCACTTAGAAAAAGTCATTTGACCTGCTTTAGCAGATGGTAAATTCGTGTTATGCGATCGTTATATTGATAGCTTTTATGCTTACCAAGGTTATGCCAGAAGCCTTGGGTATAAATTCGTCAAAGATTTAACTAATTTAATTATCGATGGAGCTATTCCTGATCTAACTATTTTCTTAGATATTACACCTGAAGATGCTAAAAAACGTAGAGATAATTCAAGATTATTCAATGACAGATTAGAAAATGAAAATCTTGAATTCCACCACAAAGTTTATCAAGGTTATAAACATTTAATTAAAGAAGATCCAAAGCGTTTTGTTATTATAGATGCTTTACAATCTCCAAGTAAAATTTGCGATGAGATTATTAGTAAACTTTTATCAATTCCTGAATTTTTAGAATTTGTAACTAAAAACTAA
- a CDS encoding DNA polymerase III subunit delta, producing the protein MENIYSKIAKLSHNNKLAHLYLFDTKRIFNVKKEILSLIYTLNGLSLPEIISTKLDLNNLFSNVYYLDGSGEKIKKETLENFFSKVNLDSLEQKYKHKLAVIEDLQNTQKESLNTILKEIEEPSENVVIFIFSKNYKQLLPTILSRAQLLKLQEIKENSDQSNSSFSIIAKLFANYDKVLFEEYQNATYQDLFDKYLKILKNTLKKPLKFCYLYLELNNDLNKENKAQNKFILNILKSIVVGINITTVKNKYISAINDLSKEFWNTYPNIGSWVKDVNSFFESLKTNANFKIQKQVLLIKLGEIYG; encoded by the coding sequence ATGGAAAATATCTATAGCAAAATAGCAAAACTTAGTCATAATAACAAATTAGCACATTTATACCTTTTTGATACAAAAAGAATTTTTAATGTAAAAAAAGAAATCTTGAGTTTAATTTATACATTAAATGGCCTTAGCCTTCCAGAAATAATTTCAACAAAATTAGACTTAAATAACTTATTTTCCAATGTTTATTACTTAGATGGAAGTGGAGAAAAAATAAAAAAGGAAACTTTGGAAAATTTCTTTTCCAAAGTTAACCTAGACTCCTTAGAACAAAAATACAAGCACAAACTTGCTGTTATTGAAGATTTGCAAAATACTCAAAAAGAATCATTAAATACAATCTTAAAAGAAATCGAGGAACCTTCAGAGAATGTTGTAATTTTTATTTTTTCCAAAAATTACAAACAATTACTTCCAACTATTTTATCTAGAGCTCAACTTTTAAAATTACAAGAAATAAAAGAAAATTCGGATCAATCAAACTCTTCGTTTTCAATAATAGCAAAACTTTTTGCAAACTACGACAAAGTTTTGTTTGAGGAATATCAAAATGCAACATACCAAGATTTATTTGATAAATATTTAAAAATATTAAAAAATACCCTCAAAAAACCATTAAAATTTTGTTATTTATATTTAGAATTAAATAATGATTTAAACAAAGAAAATAAAGCTCAAAATAAATTTATTTTAAATATTTTAAAAAGTATAGTTGTAGGTATTAATATTACAACTGTAAAAAATAAATATATTTCTGCTATAAATGATTTATCAAAAGAATTTTGGAATACTTATCCAAATATAGGAAGTTGAGTTAAAGATGTTAATAGTTTTTTTGAATCTTTAAAAACTAATGCTAATTTTAAGATTCAAAAACAAGTGTTACTGATTAAATTAGGAGAAATTTATGGCTAA
- the rsmI gene encoding 16S rRNA (cytidine(1402)-2'-O)-methyltransferase, with translation MAKIYIVGTPIGNLNDITLRALDTLKFVDIIACEDTRVTQKLLDKFEITNKKLIINNAFTELKVAKKIIDLVQKGRNIAVVSDAGMPAVSDPGFSIIKLARQENVPLEFIPGVSALTLAFVGSGFSNNFTFLGFVKDKTSRRIKEFKTIIKEFNHTYVYFVSPHKLLNTLQDLFSVFNDSIKISLAKELTKIHETWLIDNPSNLIDYFSSLDSIKGEFTMCITLPKNKHKKINKYQEFSKHNN, from the coding sequence ATGGCTAAAATCTACATTGTAGGAACTCCTATAGGTAATTTAAATGATATAACTCTTAGAGCTTTAGATACCTTAAAATTTGTTGATATCATAGCTTGTGAAGATACTAGAGTTACCCAAAAATTACTTGATAAATTCGAAATAACTAATAAGAAACTTATTATTAATAATGCTTTTACAGAATTAAAAGTTGCTAAAAAAATAATTGATCTAGTTCAAAAAGGAAGAAATATTGCTGTTGTTTCTGATGCTGGTATGCCCGCTGTTTCTGATCCTGGCTTTAGCATTATTAAATTAGCAAGACAAGAAAATGTTCCACTTGAATTTATCCCTGGAGTTAGTGCACTAACTTTAGCTTTTGTTGGTTCAGGTTTTAGTAATAATTTTACATTTCTAGGGTTTGTTAAAGATAAAACTTCGCGAAGAATAAAAGAGTTTAAAACAATAATAAAAGAATTTAATCATACTTATGTTTATTTTGTTTCACCACATAAGTTATTAAACACATTGCAAGATCTCTTTAGTGTATTTAATGATTCAATAAAAATATCTTTAGCTAAAGAATTAACTAAGATTCATGAAACTTGACTTATTGATAATCCCTCTAACTTAATTGACTACTTTAGTTCCTTAGATTCAATTAAAGGTGAATTCACTATGTGTATTACGTTACCAAAAAATAAACACAAAAAAATTAATAAATATCAAGAGTTTTCAAAACACAATAATTAA